A stretch of DNA from Gimesia chilikensis:
ACTTCGAGACAAAGGCGTATCACTGCGAGCCATTGCCAGACACCTCAACGACGACGGATACGAAACTCGCCGTGGCCGATCATGGAATCACGTGCAGGTGCGGTCTGTCTTGAGGCGGTACGAAGTTGGTTGATCGTCAGGATCAGCTTCGGTCTTCAATCCGATGTTGCAAAAAAAGAAATCGAGTTTCTCCAATTCGAAAAGTGGGGAGATTCGACCGGGGTATCCGCCCCACGACCACTACGTCACCACCCTCATTTATTAGAAACCTCGAAACTTTCAAATCGTCTGCGCACGCTGAAAAAATGGCGCAAATTGAATCTCGAAAAAATCGCCGCCGCTGAAAACTCGTTAACTTGATAGCGATTTAATTTATCAGGATTTCCGTTATTCAATTCCTATTTTGCGAATGTGAATAGCAACTCTTCTAACCACCTCAATGTGAGCTTTACTTGATACCTATTGTAAAACTAAAACTGCTGGTAGTGTTCCATCGAAGACTGTTACAGGCTCAAGAGCGGCTTTCTTTGGGACTCTAAAATGCCAACCCAATGATCTACAGATTAACCAGATTCCAGATTGGAATTAAATCAGACACCATTCAAAGTAGCAAATTTGATCATGTATCTTGTTGCATACTGCTCAACGCTACGGGGCTTTTGTTGCTGGCTCAATCACCTTTAACTCATCATTCAACTTCACCCATTTTGTACCAACAATCTTGCCATCGTGTCCGTTGCCGGATAAGTCTTTGAGAACATCGCCGCTGCCTTCATCAAAGTGATACAAGGCCATTGTGTTTTTGTCGTTTTCAAAGCGTTTGGTAGGGGTGAAATCTTCGGTGTACCGGGCGATGTTGGAAATACGAACTTCGTCGATGGTGCCTTTGAAGAAGCCGCCACCTTTTCTATGACAACCGATGTGAAAAGACTCACTGGGATAGAATTCTTTTAACATTATTTCATCGTCGGTTTCAGAAAATGAATCATCAGCGTTTCTTTTCGTAAGAGTTGCTTTCAATGTTTTCCCATTCAGGAACAGCTTGAATCGCTTTCCATCAAAGCAGACTGCAACGTGAAATCCTTCTGATTGAAGTGGTATGTATTCTGTAGTTAGAAAATAGGTTTGATCAGGATTTCTGGATTTGGCGTGTAACGTATATACTGATAATTTCGCTCTCCCTGCTACCAATTTGACGTTTAGATTAAGGGGTACTTTCGACAGCCCAAGCGGGGAAGCCATCCATTTAGATTTCGTGGCTTGCGGGATAATAAATGCTTCCAGCGTCAACGGATGGTTTCCATCATACTTCAGCGTGTCTACAGCAATGTAACTCGACTTCCCATCAAACTCCAACGCATAGTTACTATCTTTGGAAGGCGGTATTTTCTCAGTCATTGCCGACGGCATCAAGCGGACCTTGATCGTCTCTTTGCCACCCGCTTTCACCGTAAACTGCTTTGTAAATGTTTCGAATCCGCCTTTGGTCACTTGTAATGTATGTGTCTTTTCATCAGCCACCACTTCAATCGGTTCTTTACCTTCACCCGTCTTGATGGTGATTTTCTTTTGCTCATCGACAGAAACCACAGCACCCGCCAATTCGGGCTGGTCGACTTCCAGAACGATGGTCCCTGAGGGGGTGTCTATTTTGAAGATGATTCCAGCTATTAAAACGAGCGAAGCCAGCACCACGCCCGCAATAATTCCACCCCGTTTTCCGATGGACTGCTTTCGCTTTGATAACGGTTGATAGCTGGTGCCGCCCAGTGTGTTGTTCAAAAAACCAGAAGTGAGGCTCTCATTTTGAGTATCGGTCAACGGTTTTTCTGCCGTCATGACATCCGCAGACATGACAATTGTCGGACTGGATGCGACCTTTTGTGATTGCAGAAACTTGTGTAACTCTGAATCTGACGGTTCTGTCGAAACAGTCGAGGAAGACTTCATCTGAATACAATTTTCAATTGCGACGATGACTTCACTCATCGATTGAAATCGGTCTTCAGGCTTCTTGGCAACCATCTTCTGAAACACGGCATCGATATCTTGAGAAATGAGGATGTGTTTGCCTGTCAGTGAAGGAATAGGATCATTCTGGTGTGCCATGATCCGATTGACCATGGTACTGCCTCGGTAAACCGATTCGCCTGTGAGCAGGTAATACAGCGAACACCCCAAGCTGTATATGTCGGAACGGGCATCGGCTGTGTGCGTGTCCTTGGCCTGTTCGGGAGCCATGTAATCGACGGTGCCCATCACTGAGCCATCTTGTGTTAGCTGTGTGGCTGGAATTTCGTGGGCTTCGTCTTCGATCCGTGCCAGCCCCATGTCCAGTATTTTGATAGTGCCTTTTTTGTCCAGCAACAAATTGGCGGGTTTAATGTCTCGATGAATCACTCCTTCTTCATGGGCATATTCCAAACCCTTTGCCGCTTGCAGAATATAATCGACGGCAACATCAACCTTAAGCACACCCTGTTTTTTCACAACGGCTGACAGATCAATGCCTTCCACATACTCCATCACAAAGTAATGGACACCATTGGCTTCATCGGCATCATGGGCAGTCACGATATTTGGATGGGTCAGCTTTGCGGCTGCTTTGACCTCACGGTGGAAGCGTTGGATCGATTGTGTATCTTTGGTCATCGCAGCTGGCAGAGTTTTGAGAGCCACCCGCCTTTCCATACGACGGTGTTCAGCCAGATAGACATCACCCATCCCACCCGCACCGATTTTATCCAGAATGAGATAGTTCCCCAGCAGCAGTTGTTTTCCTTTGCCCTGATAAACGAACTGTGCTTGAAGCTTGGTGACTTTTTTGTGTTTGACCAGCAGTTTCCCCAAGTCTTCGGCAGACTCCGCAGCAGGAGATTGCGACTTTTGAAAGACAGCGATATCCACAGCGGAGATAACACCGCTTTCCTCAAGCTGAGATACAAATTGTTCCAGACTAAGCGACATAAACTCTGGCCAACTAGAGAATTTAGAAGGTATTCAAATAGGCTAAGTACTGTAACCACAAACAGTATTCAATACAAGAAATTATAGCCATTCTCCGTATCCAACCAGTCTGATAAAAGAACGGTGTCAGTCGTTTTAAGCACCGGTCAGAGAATATGTTGCATTTCCAAGCATAAATACCTACATGAATAAAAACCACAACATAATCGAACTTCTTCGCACTTTCGCCCATCGGACTGATCCCGACCGGGTATTCGACGCCGAGCAAGCACTTCAGCCTTTCGGTGACGAGATAGTCCCCGCTCTTACCAAATCTCTCAACGATCCTGACCCCGACCTTCGCATTCTCGCTCTAAAAATACTTGAACACATCGACCAAAATACCGAACCTGCACTTCCAGCTATGATCGAGGCACTCGAAGACGATCACAGAACTGTAAAAATCGCCGCCCTCACACCTGTGGCGTCATTCGGTGCAAAGGCGATTGATGCCGTTCCAATTCTGGAGAAGTGGATTGGAAGCGATGACGAGTTCAGTCATGTGTCGGCAGCGGGGCACATTTTGATGATTGATCCCACAAGATCTAAAGAACTCTTATCGGTTCTGCTAAAGGCTTTGGAATCTGACGATATAGGAATTCGTTGCCAGACGGCTTGGCTGCTCGGACAACTCGGAGAATTGGAAAGAGATGTTGTGCCTGCATTGGAGCGAATGCTGGACGATGAAAACTCGTCTGTTCGCAGTGTCGCAGCAGATGCGATTCTGGATATTACGGACAACGACATAACTCATGTGACGATTTGAAACTAAACGAGCTTCAGTGAATTATCTTGCAATTGGGAAGTGCTCGTTTCAGCTTCTGGATGCCCGCTTCGGATATGGACGTGTTATTGATCTGGAGTACCGTCAATTTCTTCATGTCTGTCAAGTGAGGTACTCCACTGTCCCCGATGTCTTTATTGCCGTTAATGCGGAGACCCTTAATTTTTTTGAGTCCCGTGAGATGGCGTAAGCCATCACTCGTAATTCGTGTGCGCCCAATGGCCAGATAAGACAGATTCGAGGGCTTGGCAAGAGCTTTGAGTCCGTCATCCGTCAGGTTCGTCTTGTATAGGTTCAATGATTGCAAGGACTGAAGTGTTCCAATGGCAGCGAGATGGGATTCGGTAATTGAAACCCCCGTCAGGTCCAGATTGATAATTTCGCCTTTGGCGTTTACCTTCTCCGACTTTACAATATTTCGAAGCGATTCAAGGTCCACGAGTGGTTTGGAAGTTGTCGATGCTGTGATTTTCTCTTTGTCCAAAGTGATCGTAATGGGTCGCTTGGCCAGATGGTGCGGCTGGTTCGGTGCTCTGGTTCCCCATCGTGGCGTGTAAGCGTATAACAGACAGCCAGATGCTTGATTGGCAGTCGCTCGGGTGATCAGCAGATGGGGATGTCCCACATATTTTCTTCCCTGATAAGGAACCGGATGGCCTGTCACCAATGATTTAGGTTCTGTCCAGTTGATTCCATCATCAGAGAAGCAGAAGTAAATTCCCCCCTTTTCGGCTAGCTGTTTCTCTTGGTCCGAATAGACCATGACATTGCAGACCATCACATACTTATTCAACTCCCGAATGTACGTCACGTGGGGGGCGTAGACATCGCAAGGAAATGAGGCAGGGGGGAACACCACTGGGCTTTCCATTCCACCACGTCCCTTTTCAGTAAATCCGCCGTTGTGGAATTTATACCAGCTTCCGGGCCTGCCACCGGCTGCAATCTTGCTCCTAGCCATGCCAATTTTTGCAGGTTTGCTGCCCTGTTTTCGAGTCAAATCTGTGAAATAGGCATATAAATATGTGTTGGATGAGTCGGTAATGACACAAACATCCCCAATTCCTTGGTGATCATGAGTAACATCGGGTTTCTTAACACTTGGGATCAGTATCTGGCCTGACTTCATAAAGACGTTGCTGTCGGCATTCAACACTGCCATTCCGATTGACCAATAAGCTCCCTGTATATCTTTGTTGTAGGAGACCTTGGGCATGCCGACATGATCTTCGGCGTGATAGAAGGCAAGAAGTCGCTTCCCTTTATTGTCATACACAGTGGAAGTAATTCCGGTATAACCGTTGTCAAATTCTGTTTTTGTGCCGGGGACGAGAACCTTCTTGATTGGAATAGCATTGTCCAAGGTACTACCTTGCATCAAATATGTTGAATTGCCAGCAACCATGAGGTACTGAAATGGATTTTTCTTGATCACGCTAATTGGCTCATCGGGAAAGTAGTTCAGTCCTCTATAACCGGCTGGAAAGACAATTTGGCGATCTCCTACGGTCACAGTAGGCTCTACTGCCTCGGATATGGAAAGTGGAAGGAAAATCAGAAGAAGCAAGATCTTATTTTTATGAATTGTCATCATTTCATTTTTCTTTCTTGGGCCTAGACTTATTTCCGATTCCTTGCCGGTGGCCTAATGAGCGACGGTTCATTGTGATCGAGGTTTTTTTTGACTTATATTCATTGGAAGTGGTGGCGGTTCTCCTTTTGATCGAATCGTTTTTGGAATTGGTGGAGGGCTAGTTTTTGATTTATGCTTCGTTGAAGAAAATGATTTTGGCAGAGCAGGAGGAAGTTGTTTCGGACGATTCTTTCTTGGTTGAGAATGGGGAGGTGTTGTTGATGGAGACGATACTGGTTCACTCTCATCAACTATAATGATCTCTAAATCGTCTGTTTCTTGAGTCTGCGGTGTAATAAATGAATTTGATTGAGTTCCCGATAATTGAACTTGAATCCAAGAGAATAACATCGAGCTTCCCTTGATGATCAGAGGAAGTACAAATGCAATTAAAGAGATTACTCCGGCTACAATCATGAAAAATACTTCGGCGTTCTCTTTCTTTTCATTCTGTTGATGCCCCTCTCCCTGACTCTTGCATTGAAGGCTACAATAAGTGCCAGCAAAAGCATCGATATGG
This window harbors:
- a CDS encoding HEAT repeat domain-containing protein; the protein is MNKNHNIIELLRTFAHRTDPDRVFDAEQALQPFGDEIVPALTKSLNDPDPDLRILALKILEHIDQNTEPALPAMIEALEDDHRTVKIAALTPVASFGAKAIDAVPILEKWIGSDDEFSHVSAAGHILMIDPTRSKELLSVLLKALESDDIGIRCQTAWLLGQLGELERDVVPALERMLDDENSSVRSVAADAILDITDNDITHVTI
- a CDS encoding protein kinase domain-containing protein yields the protein MSLSLEQFVSQLEESGVISAVDIAVFQKSQSPAAESAEDLGKLLVKHKKVTKLQAQFVYQGKGKQLLLGNYLILDKIGAGGMGDVYLAEHRRMERRVALKTLPAAMTKDTQSIQRFHREVKAAAKLTHPNIVTAHDADEANGVHYFVMEYVEGIDLSAVVKKQGVLKVDVAVDYILQAAKGLEYAHEEGVIHRDIKPANLLLDKKGTIKILDMGLARIEDEAHEIPATQLTQDGSVMGTVDYMAPEQAKDTHTADARSDIYSLGCSLYYLLTGESVYRGSTMVNRIMAHQNDPIPSLTGKHILISQDIDAVFQKMVAKKPEDRFQSMSEVIVAIENCIQMKSSSTVSTEPSDSELHKFLQSQKVASSPTIVMSADVMTAEKPLTDTQNESLTSGFLNNTLGGTSYQPLSKRKQSIGKRGGIIAGVVLASLVLIAGIIFKIDTPSGTIVLEVDQPELAGAVVSVDEQKKITIKTGEGKEPIEVVADEKTHTLQVTKGGFETFTKQFTVKAGGKETIKVRLMPSAMTEKIPPSKDSNYALEFDGKSSYIAVDTLKYDGNHPLTLEAFIIPQATKSKWMASPLGLSKVPLNLNVKLVAGRAKLSVYTLHAKSRNPDQTYFLTTEYIPLQSEGFHVAVCFDGKRFKLFLNGKTLKATLTKRNADDSFSETDDEIMLKEFYPSESFHIGCHRKGGGFFKGTIDEVRISNIARYTEDFTPTKRFENDKNTMALYHFDEGSGDVLKDLSGNGHDGKIVGTKWVKLNDELKVIEPATKAP